ATGCTCGATCTTACTTGCTACCAGGCCGGGCCACATTCTTGAAGATCTTCCTGGCCGCCACCTTCGCCTCGTACTCGCTCCTTATCTTCATAGTCGAATCATCCTCCCCGCCGGTCGCCTGCGGTATCTTCTCGTGAAGCGTCGTCAGCGTGCCGTATCTCACCATCTTCATCAGCCTCTTCATGTTCCACGCAGATATGTTCTTCTGGTTGAGCTTGTGCAGCTGATCGATCCTGATCACGTCttcctgctgctgctcctgctgttgctgctgctgcttcgaCCCGCCGCTCCACGAGAGCTTGATGCCCCCGATCTGCCCGCTCTTCGGCACAGCGCCGCCCTGCCCGCCGACCCCGGCCGCCTGCCCGCTCTTGTTGGGAAGCGTGGCCGCCTTGAGGTCGTTCGGCAGGGTTGCCCCCGCGTTCTGGAGCTTCTGCAGATCGGCCATCATGCGGTCCTCCTCGTACTGCTCCTGCTGCGCCTCGATCAGCGGCGGCCCCGAGAGCGTCTCGACGACGTACTGATTGAAGAGAGCGTCCTGAATCCGGTCGAAGTAGGTGCTCACGTGGAACGACGACGCGAGCACCTTGAGGAGCAGCGTCTTGACGAGGCGGAGGAGCGTGGCGATGAGGAGGCAGACGAGCACTTTGGTCACGTAGGGGAGGGTCGTGCTGTGCGTCTCGCGCTCGACCTTCTTGTCGAACATGAAGTGCCAGGAGAGGAGGACGAGCCCGAGCCAGAGGCAGTTCTGCACGGCCTTGCGCACGCCGTAGACGAAGTAGAGCACGCGCTTGCGGAGGAGGAAGTTGCGctcgaagaagaagacgacgacgcgGATGAACCACCCGGAGACGAGGCGGCCGCAGATGAGGACGAAGCCGAGGAGCTCCCATTTCCACAGGTGGAGGTGCCACAGCGTCTCGTCCTGGAGAACGGGGATCGCGAGGTTGCACACGAGAGCCGCGACGATGAGGAGGAGGCTCAGCCACTGGAGGATGGTGAGCGCGCCGATCTTGCCGCGCTTGAACTCGTCGGGGATGTCGTCGTCCAAGAACGGGTCGTCCTCGTCTTCCTCGTTGCCGAGCATCCCCGACCGCATCATCCCCGATTTATTCGGCGTTCGCTCCGACCTCCTCTCGTTGTCGTTGCTCTTGATGTTGGTGCTGTTGGTGCTGTTCGCCGGCGTCGCAGAGCGCGGCGAGGGGTCGAGCAACCTCGACCGCGTCTTGACGCGCGCGAGCGAGGGGCTGCGCCGGAACTCGCGGTTCGAGCTCTGAGCCGCGGcctcggaggcggcggcggcctcggcggcggcggcggcggcggcggcattaTGATCGCTGCGGTGCTCGCCGACGACCTCATCGTTGTCGGAGGAGGAGCCGGAAGTGGAGGTAGAGGACGACGAGGGTTTACAAGCGGAGGAGTTCTCCAGCGAGACGTACTCTCGCGAAGACGAGGAGTTGTGCTGCTTCCTGAGCTCGTCCGTCTCGATGTCCATATCCAGCGACACCTCCGCCCCGGACGCCCGCTGCTTCCGCAGGAACGAGCTGATGAGCCGCGACGGCGGGTCCTCGCCGCTCTCCGCCaccgggttcaggttcgggccCTGCTTCTGGTTATGACGATTCCTGAAGCTGAAGCCATTGCTTCCTCCACCCCCACCCCCGCCACCAttacctcctcctcctgctgctgctgctgctgcttctctcCAAAAATCGTAGCTCCCCTCTCTCCACAAGTTCGCGTTGGGGGCGGGCTCGCTCTTCGG
This genomic interval from Ananas comosus cultivar F153 linkage group 8, ASM154086v1, whole genome shotgun sequence contains the following:
- the LOC109714147 gene encoding mechanosensitive ion channel protein 5-like, encoding MDSLRKPKHSYGGSSRFSSSSRAPSFEHAQEDRPMLVDDHHRDEVVVKIDGNSRSPFDPPTPSSTPKSEPAPNANLWREGSYDFWREAAAAAAGGGGNGGGGGGGGSNGFSFRNRHNQKQGPNLNPVAESGEDPPSRLISSFLRKQRASGAEVSLDMDIETDELRKQHNSSSSREYVSLENSSACKPSSSSTSTSGSSSDNDEVVGEHRSDHNAAAAAAAAEAAAASEAAAQSSNREFRRSPSLARVKTRSRLLDPSPRSATPANSTNSTNIKSNDNERRSERTPNKSGMMRSGMLGNEEDEDDPFLDDDIPDEFKRGKIGALTILQWLSLLLIVAALVCNLAIPVLQDETLWHLHLWKWELLGFVLICGRLVSGWFIRVVVFFFERNFLLRKRVLYFVYGVRKAVQNCLWLGLVLLSWHFMFDKKVERETHSTTLPYVTKVLVCLLIATLLRLVKTLLLKVLASSFHVSTYFDRIQDALFNQYVVETLSGPPLIEAQQEQYEEDRMMADLQKLQNAGATLPNDLKAATLPNKSGQAAGVGGQGGAVPKSGQIGGIKLSWSGGSKQQQQQQEQQQEDVIRIDQLHKLNQKNISAWNMKRLMKMVRYGTLTTLHEKIPQATGGEDDSTMKIRSEYEAKVAARKIFKNVARPGSKYIYLSDLLRFMRQEEAERTMNLFEGAKEKDRISRKCLKNWVVNAFRERRALALTLNDTKTAVNKLNNMANVVVGFIVFALSLLILGLATTHFFVFLSSQLLLAVFMFGNTLKTIFEAIIFLFVMHPFDVGDRCEVEGVQLVVEEMNIMTTVFLRYDNLKIYFPNSILATKPISNYYRSPDMGDAIDFCVHVATPVEKLAVMKERILKFMESKKEHWHPNPMIVLRDVDDMNRLKISIWMQHRINHHDMGMRFQRRELVVQEMIRVLRELEIEYRMLPVDLNVRQMPPVNSARLPSTWLTFN